One window of the Mycobacterium haemophilum DSM 44634 genome contains the following:
- a CDS encoding RND family transporter, whose amino-acid sequence MAVPIIVGWLVLTVVVLVAAPKLQAVERENTVALLPKDAPSLIGMKRMGKLFQEFDSDSVAMVVLVGERPLGDDARRYYDDLVRQLEHDTKHVQHVQNYWGDLITAAGNQSADSKAAYVQVNLAGNQGETLSDESVHAVEDIVAHSHPPAQLKAYVTGQAPLTTDTTEAGDKSLGQRVTITLIVATIMLLIFYRSITTMLLVLSVVFVELGIARGTVAIIGSFHLMGFTTFAVSLLMSLVIAAGTDYAIFFIGRYHEARQAGDDREAAFYATYRGVAHVVLGSGLTVAGAMLCLLLTRLPYLHTLAIPCAVGLLVVIAASLTLVPAILVVGGRFGLLDPKRKTNIRRWRRIGTAVVRWPAPILAGALVVSVIGGLALPGYRTSYDNRAYVPAKMVSNVGDAAAEQHFTYARLNPDLLLVEADHDLRNPTDMLDLDRIAKNIFRVPGIARVQSITRPLGYNIEHGTIPFQIGLQPVPIRDNLQYLRDRLADILKLSRDDLGTMIATLERQYRLTLELDDAYHHLAGTSHDLSAITNELRDSLADFDDFWRPIRSYFYWEKHCFDVPLCWSFRSLFDSLDNVDKLSENLQTMVNELDHVDTLMPQILAQIPPMITVAKSMQATFLALYSSFSGLLTQMDRMTDTATLMGKYFDNAKIDDFFYVPPEVFNSPDFNRGLKLLVSPDGKAARIIITHDGDPASPEGISHVDAELKAAYEAVKGTPLANAKFYLGGTAAAFKDIQEATKYDVMVEAMAALILIFIVMLVITRALIAALVIVGTVVLSLATGFGLSVLVWQHLVGLDLNWIVLPFSVTILLAVGSDYNLLLVSRFKEETGAGLKTGIIRSMGGTGGVVTAAGLVFAFTMGSLIVNQLRTLGQGGSTICLGLLVDTLIVRSLMTPSIAALLGRWFWWPLKVRSRLANHWAPANGVLVTRTPPR is encoded by the coding sequence ATGGCGGTGCCGATCATTGTCGGCTGGCTGGTGCTCACCGTCGTCGTGCTGGTCGCCGCACCGAAGCTACAAGCGGTCGAGCGTGAAAACACGGTGGCGTTGTTGCCCAAGGATGCCCCGTCGTTGATCGGGATGAAGCGCATGGGCAAGCTTTTTCAGGAGTTCGATTCCGACAGCGTCGCGATGGTGGTCTTGGTGGGGGAAAGGCCACTGGGAGATGATGCGCGCCGCTACTACGACGACCTGGTGCGCCAACTCGAACATGACACCAAACATGTCCAGCACGTCCAGAACTACTGGGGCGATCTGATCACGGCGGCGGGTAACCAGAGCGCTGACAGCAAGGCCGCCTACGTGCAGGTGAACCTCGCCGGCAACCAGGGTGAGACGCTGTCGGACGAATCGGTCCACGCAGTCGAGGACATCGTGGCGCATTCGCACCCGCCGGCGCAGCTAAAAGCCTACGTGACCGGGCAGGCGCCGCTGACCACCGACACCACGGAGGCCGGCGACAAGAGCCTGGGGCAGCGTGTCACGATAACGCTTATCGTCGCCACGATCATGTTGCTGATCTTCTATCGCTCTATTACCACCATGTTGCTTGTCCTCAGCGTGGTCTTCGTCGAATTAGGCATCGCGCGAGGGACTGTCGCGATTATTGGCAGCTTTCATTTAATGGGGTTTACGACTTTCGCTGTCAGCCTGCTCATGTCGCTGGTGATAGCTGCCGGAACGGATTACGCGATATTCTTTATCGGCCGATATCATGAGGCGCGCCAAGCCGGCGACGATCGCGAGGCGGCGTTTTACGCCACATATCGCGGGGTTGCTCACGTTGTTTTGGGCTCCGGCCTCACCGTCGCCGGAGCTATGCTGTGCTTGCTATTGACGCGGTTGCCGTATTTACACACCCTGGCGATTCCCTGCGCGGTGGGGCTGCTCGTTGTGATCGCGGCGTCACTCACCTTGGTTCCAGCCATCCTCGTCGTGGGCGGCCGCTTTGGCCTGCTCGACCCTAAACGAAAGACCAACATCCGCAGGTGGCGACGAATTGGAACGGCGGTCGTGCGGTGGCCCGCGCCAATCCTTGCCGGCGCCCTCGTTGTCTCCGTCATCGGGGGGCTCGCTCTGCCCGGGTACCGGACCAGCTATGACAACCGTGCCTATGTTCCTGCCAAGATGGTATCCAATGTCGGAGATGCCGCGGCCGAACAACATTTCACTTACGCGAGACTGAATCCCGATCTGTTGCTGGTCGAAGCCGACCATGATCTTCGGAATCCGACGGACATGCTCGACTTGGATAGGATCGCGAAAAACATATTCCGCGTACCTGGCATCGCCCGGGTGCAGAGCATAACCAGGCCGTTGGGATATAACATCGAACACGGTACGATCCCGTTTCAGATCGGCCTGCAACCCGTTCCCATCAGGGATAATCTGCAGTATCTGCGGGATCGCCTAGCCGATATTCTTAAGTTGAGCCGCGACGACCTTGGCACGATGATCGCGACTCTGGAGCGTCAATATCGCTTGACGCTCGAGCTGGACGACGCGTATCACCATCTGGCCGGCACTTCGCACGATCTGTCGGCGATCACTAATGAGCTACGAGACTCGCTGGCTGATTTCGACGACTTCTGGAGGCCGATTCGCAGCTACTTCTATTGGGAAAAGCACTGCTTCGACGTCCCACTTTGTTGGTCGTTTCGATCGCTTTTTGATTCGCTGGACAACGTCGACAAGCTCAGCGAAAACCTTCAAACGATGGTAAACGAACTAGACCACGTCGACACGCTGATGCCCCAAATTCTCGCGCAGATACCGCCAATGATCACCGTCGCAAAATCGATGCAGGCCACGTTCCTGGCCCTCTACAGCAGTTTTTCGGGTCTGCTAACCCAAATGGACCGCATGACCGATACGGCGACCCTGATGGGTAAATACTTTGACAACGCTAAAATCGACGACTTCTTCTACGTCCCCCCTGAGGTGTTCAACAGCCCAGACTTCAATCGAGGGCTCAAACTGCTGGTCTCCCCTGATGGCAAGGCTGCCCGAATTATCATCACCCACGATGGGGATCCCGCCAGCCCCGAGGGCATTTCACACGTCGACGCGGAACTCAAGGCCGCGTACGAAGCCGTGAAGGGCACCCCGTTGGCAAACGCCAAGTTTTATTTAGGCGGCACCGCGGCGGCCTTCAAAGACATACAGGAAGCCACCAAATACGACGTGATGGTCGAAGCGATGGCCGCGCTGATCCTGATCTTCATCGTCATGCTGGTGATCACACGCGCACTGATTGCCGCGCTGGTGATCGTCGGGACGGTGGTGCTGTCGCTGGCCACGGGATTTGGGCTTTCCGTGCTGGTCTGGCAGCACCTTGTCGGCTTGGATTTGAACTGGATCGTGCTGCCGTTCTCGGTCACTATCCTGCTGGCGGTGGGATCCGACTACAACCTGTTACTGGTCTCCCGGTTCAAGGAGGAAACCGGCGCCGGCCTGAAGACAGGCATCATCCGGTCCATGGGCGGCACCGGCGGAGTCGTGACAGCCGCGGGCCTGGTATTCGCCTTCACGATGGGCTCGTTGATCGTCAATCAACTGCGCACGCTTGGGCAAGGCGGCTCAACCATCTGCCTAGGCTTGCTGGTCGATACCTTGATCGTGCGCTCGCTGATGACGCCGTCGATTGCCGCACTGCTCGGGCGTTGGTTCTGGTGGCCACTGAAGGTGCGCTCGCGACTCGCCAACCATTGGGCCCCAGCCAACGGCGTCCTGGTGACGCGCACACCACCACGTTAA
- a CDS encoding MmpS family transport accessory protein → MVRFLTRMWIPLVIAAVVVVGGFVAYRLHGLFASHAVSGSGQVEAIVPINVKRVTYEIFGPAGTVGHISYLDQDAQPQGADFTALPWSHTVTTTLPGVFAAVVAQGYSDTIGCRIVVDGQVRDEQFSSSFNAQTFCLDKAA, encoded by the coding sequence ATGGTGCGTTTTCTCACGCGGATGTGGATACCGCTGGTTATCGCGGCGGTGGTGGTGGTCGGCGGTTTTGTCGCCTATCGGTTGCATGGACTCTTTGCGTCGCACGCTGTTTCGGGGAGCGGTCAGGTCGAAGCGATCGTGCCCATCAATGTCAAGCGGGTGACATATGAGATTTTCGGCCCTGCGGGCACCGTAGGACACATCAGCTACCTTGACCAGGACGCCCAGCCGCAGGGGGCGGATTTCACCGCCCTGCCCTGGTCGCACACGGTGACTACGACCCTGCCGGGAGTCTTCGCCGCCGTGGTGGCCCAGGGCTACAGCGACACGATCGGGTGCCGCATCGTGGTTGATGGCCAGGTTAGAGACGAACAGTTCAGCAGCAGCTTTAACGCCCAGACATTCTGCTTGGATAAGGCTGCATGA
- a CDS encoding cyclic nucleotide-binding domain-containing protein: MGLGASRGLTRNPQLRWLMAAWTAFYIGLYAYFVLAVAFTYSAGGARVVGAVTLLTVLPGGLLGPVAASLATRPRPQLHLAIGIGARVAVIVATLIAVLSGPPVGVVLTFVAIDSLVSAAVRPLHGALVVRLADTAAEAAAANAATSSLVSAGALVGPALAGLALRLVGIGWAFALPAAACAVGAGAALLIVIPPAHDGPEAEPQASGSRTRGGSARAHLNAVGAGFRAILASPPATAAATLLVVNMAVLGAWYVASASVAHGLRLGPGGVTIVMTLFGAGGLVGALAMLSIVGRRRLARVLAGAMLGLAVTLTAIGEVVVPAVGLALAAGVGAAGAVAYAIAPTLVQRCVAAEAMVPAAASLQSLYLVGIALGALITPALIESVGVPAALAIVGAAVGLMTILAWSKLHRADALSAEDAAKLAVIRDSPMLAPLPALALEQLARAATRFTVPAGSDLIRQGDPGDRFYMIAAGVADVTVDGRRLATLGHGGSFGEIALLRDMPRSATVTAREDLDLVAVDRAEFLSAIWTATGAVSRLDELASARLATPPVEERLVELDRDVALGGRSVVELLAPQPPLAAIDAGAVRKLADAARVLAAPDGALVTREGDYGDTYYVVIDGAVEVLEDETRVRKLRPGEGFGEQAILRDVPQPATVRAVGDTTLLAVDRELFQRARHAG; encoded by the coding sequence GTGGGCCTCGGTGCGAGTCGCGGGCTAACGCGCAACCCTCAGCTGCGCTGGCTCATGGCGGCGTGGACCGCCTTCTACATCGGGCTCTACGCGTATTTCGTCCTCGCCGTCGCGTTTACCTATTCGGCGGGCGGCGCCCGCGTTGTCGGTGCGGTGACCCTGCTGACCGTGTTGCCGGGCGGGCTGCTTGGGCCGGTGGCGGCGTCACTGGCCACCAGGCCACGGCCCCAGCTACACCTGGCGATCGGGATTGGTGCACGTGTTGCGGTGATCGTGGCAACCCTGATCGCGGTGCTGAGCGGACCGCCGGTCGGCGTCGTGCTGACGTTCGTGGCGATCGACTCGCTTGTCTCGGCCGCGGTACGGCCGCTGCACGGCGCGCTCGTCGTGCGGCTGGCCGACACCGCGGCTGAGGCGGCGGCGGCCAACGCCGCGACCAGCTCCTTGGTCAGTGCCGGCGCCCTGGTTGGGCCGGCGCTGGCGGGCCTGGCGCTAAGGCTGGTGGGCATCGGCTGGGCTTTTGCCCTGCCGGCGGCCGCCTGCGCCGTGGGGGCGGGCGCGGCGCTGCTGATTGTGATCCCGCCCGCTCATGACGGACCCGAGGCTGAGCCACAGGCCAGCGGTTCGCGGACTCGTGGCGGATCGGCGCGAGCCCACCTGAACGCGGTCGGCGCCGGGTTCCGCGCGATCCTCGCAAGCCCCCCGGCGACCGCGGCCGCCACCCTGTTAGTCGTCAACATGGCAGTGCTTGGTGCCTGGTACGTCGCGAGCGCGTCGGTCGCCCATGGGTTGAGGCTCGGGCCGGGCGGCGTCACGATAGTCATGACACTGTTCGGTGCCGGTGGCCTGGTCGGCGCGCTCGCGATGCTGTCTATCGTCGGGCGGCGCCGGCTGGCCCGAGTGCTCGCCGGGGCGATGTTGGGCTTGGCGGTCACGCTGACGGCGATCGGGGAGGTTGTCGTGCCCGCCGTCGGCCTGGCGTTAGCTGCCGGTGTGGGTGCAGCGGGTGCTGTGGCGTACGCCATCGCGCCGACGCTGGTGCAGCGTTGCGTCGCCGCCGAGGCGATGGTCCCCGCCGCGGCCAGCCTGCAAAGCCTGTACTTGGTCGGAATCGCCCTGGGCGCCCTGATCACACCGGCGCTCATCGAGTCGGTCGGGGTGCCCGCCGCGCTGGCCATCGTGGGCGCCGCGGTGGGGCTCATGACGATACTGGCCTGGTCGAAATTGCACCGCGCCGACGCACTGAGCGCCGAAGACGCCGCAAAGCTAGCCGTGATCCGGGACAGCCCGATGCTGGCCCCGCTGCCTGCACTGGCACTCGAACAGCTCGCCCGGGCCGCGACGCGATTCACGGTTCCCGCGGGCTCCGACCTCATCCGCCAGGGAGACCCAGGCGATCGGTTCTACATGATCGCCGCGGGCGTGGCCGACGTCACCGTCGATGGCCGTCGCTTGGCCACGCTGGGTCACGGTGGCTCGTTCGGCGAGATCGCTTTGCTGCGCGACATGCCGCGCTCGGCCACCGTGACAGCGCGCGAGGACCTTGACCTGGTCGCCGTGGATCGCGCCGAGTTTCTCAGCGCGATCTGGACCGCCACTGGGGCAGTGTCGCGCCTGGACGAGCTGGCCAGTGCTCGGCTGGCCACCCCGCCGGTGGAGGAGCGACTTGTGGAGTTGGACCGCGACGTCGCTCTGGGCGGGCGATCGGTTGTCGAGCTGCTGGCGCCGCAGCCGCCGTTGGCCGCGATCGATGCCGGCGCAGTGCGCAAGCTCGCCGACGCCGCGCGGGTGCTGGCCGCGCCGGATGGCGCGCTCGTCACCCGCGAAGGCGACTATGGGGACACCTACTACGTCGTCATTGACGGCGCCGTCGAAGTGCTCGAGGACGAGACCCGCGTGCGCAAGCTTCGCCCTGGCGAGGGCTTCGGTGAGCAGGCGATCCTGCGCGATGTCCCGCAACCGGCAACCGTACGCGCTGTGGGTGACACCACACTCCTGGCGGTGGATCGCGAGTTGTTCCAGCGGGCGCGGCATGCCGGGTAA